A genome region from Candidatus Neomarinimicrobiota bacterium includes the following:
- a CDS encoding SDR family NAD(P)-dependent oxidoreductase, whose translation MSKRVALITGGARGIGRTLALALAEDDWSVAICYRTSAEEGQATLEEIQQQGGDGLAVRCDVSDPEAAEEFAGQVEQKWGQIDALINCAGPYHRI comes from the coding sequence ATGAGCAAACGAGTGGCCTTGATCACAGGCGGCGCGCGTGGCATCGGACGTACCCTTGCCCTGGCTCTGGCCGAAGATGATTGGTCTGTGGCCATATGTTATCGTACCAGCGCAGAGGAGGGTCAAGCGACCCTAGAGGAGATCCAACAGCAGGGCGGTGACGGGCTGGCCGTGCGGTGCGATGTATCCGACCCTGAGGCCGCTGAGGAGTTCGCGGGCCAAGTGGAGCAGAAGTGGGGACAGATCGATGCCCTGATCAACTGTGCCGGACCCTATCACCGCATC